Proteins encoded together in one Nocardioides marinisabuli window:
- a CDS encoding Zn-ribbon domain-containing OB-fold protein, with protein sequence MSAPAIEGWFTTGPDPSLTGERCTSCATVYFPPTMSAAGFCRHPACDGEEFERVPLSRRGRVWSYTDAQYQPPAPYAAAEPFEPFALAAVELPEGIVVLGQVARGYGVADLSVGAEAELVVEPEAVGDALMWKWLPLGSGHVTELGEEADQ encoded by the coding sequence ATGTCCGCACCTGCCATCGAGGGATGGTTCACCACCGGCCCCGACCCCTCGCTCACCGGCGAGCGGTGCACGTCGTGCGCCACCGTCTACTTCCCGCCGACGATGTCGGCGGCCGGCTTCTGCCGGCACCCGGCCTGCGACGGCGAGGAGTTCGAGCGGGTGCCGCTCTCGCGCCGCGGCCGGGTGTGGTCCTACACCGACGCGCAGTACCAGCCGCCGGCGCCGTACGCCGCCGCCGAGCCGTTCGAGCCGTTCGCGCTCGCGGCGGTCGAGCTGCCCGAGGGGATCGTGGTGCTGGGCCAGGTCGCGCGCGGCTACGGCGTCGCCGACCTGAGCGTGGGCGCCGAGGCCGAGCTCGTGGTCGAGCCCGAGGCCGTGGGCGACGCCCTGATGTGGAAGTGGCTGCCGCTGGGCTCGGGCCACGTCACCGAGCTGGGCGAGGAGGCCGACCAGTGA
- a CDS encoding lipid-transfer protein, translating into MSAGQQRGVAVAGVGMHPWGKWGRSFVQYGVHAAREALTDAGVPWTDVDLVVGGETVRNGYAGYVAGSTFAQALGWNGARIATSYAACATGAQALDTARARILAGLCEVALVVGADTTPKGFLAPNAGERWDDPDWLRFRLLGMTNPAYFAMYARRRMDLYGATTEDFARVKVKNSRHGLANPYARYRKEVGVADVLASAVVSDPLHLLDICATSDGAAAVVLVSDDYARRHGLADGAVRMVAVSTVTPTFPQTVLDMPMLSTDASGGVEPARTFKESLAAAAYEEAGIGPDDVDVAEVYDLSTALELDWIEDLGLCGRGRAEELLRAGETTIGGRIPVNPSGGLACFGEAVPAQALAQVCELTWQLRGRAEGRQVEGARVGVTANQGLFGHGSAVVLAR; encoded by the coding sequence GTGAGCGCCGGGCAGCAGCGCGGCGTCGCGGTGGCCGGGGTGGGGATGCACCCGTGGGGCAAGTGGGGCCGCAGCTTCGTGCAGTACGGCGTGCACGCCGCGCGCGAGGCGCTCACCGACGCGGGGGTCCCGTGGACCGACGTCGACCTGGTCGTGGGTGGGGAGACGGTGCGCAACGGCTACGCCGGCTACGTCGCCGGCTCGACCTTCGCGCAGGCGCTGGGCTGGAACGGCGCGCGCATCGCGACGTCGTACGCCGCCTGCGCCACCGGCGCGCAGGCGCTCGACACCGCACGGGCGCGGATCCTCGCCGGGCTGTGCGAGGTGGCCCTGGTGGTGGGGGCCGACACCACGCCCAAGGGCTTCCTGGCCCCCAACGCCGGCGAGCGCTGGGACGACCCCGACTGGCTGCGCTTCCGGCTGCTCGGCATGACCAACCCGGCGTACTTCGCGATGTACGCCCGCCGCCGCATGGACCTCTACGGCGCGACGACCGAGGACTTCGCCCGGGTGAAGGTGAAGAACTCGCGGCACGGCCTGGCCAACCCCTACGCGCGCTACCGCAAGGAGGTCGGCGTGGCCGACGTGCTGGCCAGCGCCGTGGTGAGCGACCCGCTGCACCTGCTCGACATCTGCGCCACCTCCGACGGGGCCGCCGCGGTCGTGCTGGTCTCCGACGACTACGCGCGGCGCCACGGCCTGGCCGACGGGGCGGTGCGGATGGTGGCCGTCTCCACGGTCACGCCGACCTTCCCGCAGACGGTGCTCGACATGCCGATGCTCTCCACCGACGCCAGCGGGGGCGTCGAGCCGGCGCGCACCTTCAAGGAGTCGCTGGCGGCGGCTGCCTACGAGGAGGCCGGCATCGGCCCCGACGACGTCGACGTCGCGGAGGTCTACGACCTGTCGACCGCCCTCGAGCTCGACTGGATCGAGGACCTGGGGCTCTGCGGGCGCGGCCGGGCCGAGGAGCTGCTGCGGGCGGGGGAGACGACGATCGGCGGCCGCATCCCGGTCAACCCGTCGGGCGGGCTGGCCTGCTTCGGTGAGGCGGTGCCCGCCCAGGCGCTGGCGCAGGTCTGCGAGCTGACCTGGCAGCTGCGCGGTCGCGCCGAGGGGCGCCAGGTCGAGGGGGCGCGGGTCGGCGTCACCGCCAACCAGGGCCTCTTCGGCCACGGCAGCGCCGTGGTCCTGGCGCGCTAG
- a CDS encoding adenylate/guanylate cyclase domain-containing protein: MQTAAVVAVAVLAAALAVCGVLLVRARRELDVSRRMVVQLEADLDAALRPSPALSPTERALRAVVGTASRVRREGVAGMLGSSLEDLQAWALEKRPDILQVAAADGTLTLLFSDIEGSTTLNHRLGDRAWVKVLEAHDQLVRSHVERHRGQVVKSAGDGFMVAFRDPYAAVRAARGIQRSLARTLDPRLRLTQVRVRIGVHCGPVISRDGDYFGRNVALAARVADLADGGEVLVTEAVRAEVEGADERRMRFEEAGEIELKGLPGEHILWRLVVET; the protein is encoded by the coding sequence GTGCAGACGGCGGCGGTGGTGGCGGTGGCGGTGCTCGCGGCCGCGCTCGCGGTGTGCGGGGTGCTGCTGGTGCGCGCCCGGCGTGAGCTCGACGTGTCGCGCCGGATGGTCGTCCAGCTCGAGGCCGACCTCGACGCCGCGCTGCGCCCCTCCCCCGCGCTCTCCCCCACCGAGCGCGCCCTGCGGGCGGTGGTCGGGACAGCCTCGCGCGTGCGCCGCGAGGGAGTCGCGGGGATGCTGGGCTCCTCGCTGGAGGACCTGCAGGCCTGGGCCCTGGAGAAGCGCCCCGACATCCTGCAGGTCGCGGCCGCCGATGGCACCCTGACGCTGCTCTTCTCCGACATCGAGGGCTCGACCACCCTCAACCACCGGCTCGGCGACCGCGCCTGGGTCAAGGTGCTCGAGGCGCACGACCAGCTGGTGCGCTCGCACGTGGAGCGGCACCGAGGCCAGGTCGTCAAGAGCGCGGGCGACGGCTTCATGGTCGCCTTCCGCGACCCCTACGCGGCCGTGCGCGCCGCCCGCGGCATCCAGCGCTCGCTGGCCCGCACCCTCGACCCACGGCTGCGGCTGACCCAGGTGCGGGTGCGCATCGGGGTGCACTGCGGGCCGGTGATCTCGCGCGACGGCGACTACTTCGGGCGCAACGTGGCGCTCGCGGCACGCGTCGCCGACCTCGCCGACGGGGGCGAGGTGCTGGTGACCGAGGCCGTGCGGGCCGAGGTCGAGGGCGCCGACGAGCGGCGGATGCGCTTCGAGGAGGCCGGCGAGATCGAGCTCAAGGGCCTGCCCGGCGAGCACATCCTGTGGCGGCTGGTGGTGGAGACGTGA
- a CDS encoding pyridoxamine 5'-phosphate oxidase family protein, with product MQESVELSESECEALLRAGVVGRVAISTPDGPHIVPVNYAVVDSRVIVRTTPYSVLGSNARGAVLAFEVDGFDHERQRGWSVVARGRSEVVHDAEELEQVRKVWEPRPWAAGTRSLYVAIPWTQVSGRRLGGTWDPMSTLPSRRVL from the coding sequence GTGCAGGAGTCAGTCGAGCTGTCCGAGAGCGAGTGCGAGGCGCTGCTGCGCGCCGGCGTCGTGGGCAGGGTCGCGATCTCGACACCCGACGGCCCGCACATCGTGCCGGTCAACTACGCGGTCGTCGACAGCCGCGTCATCGTGCGCACCACGCCGTACTCCGTGCTGGGCAGCAACGCGCGCGGGGCGGTGCTCGCCTTCGAGGTCGACGGCTTCGACCACGAGCGCCAGCGCGGCTGGAGCGTCGTCGCGCGGGGACGCAGCGAGGTCGTCCACGACGCCGAGGAGCTCGAGCAGGTGCGCAAGGTCTGGGAGCCGCGGCCGTGGGCGGCCGGCACCCGCTCCCTCTACGTCGCGATCCCGTGGACCCAGGTCTCCGGACGTCGCCTGGGCGGGACCTGGGACCCGATGAGCACCCTGCCGTCACGTCGCGTGCTGTGA
- a CDS encoding YchJ family protein produces MSDDQHALGAAAGPCPCGTGASYDACCGPLHRGARLAETPVELMRSRYSAFALGRVDHLFRTWHPRTRPADLVEEGLDPARTWTGLEVLDHGDDWVEFVAHHRDTAASGVVTRGTLRELSRFERRAGRWFYVDGTFGG; encoded by the coding sequence GTGAGCGACGACCAGCACGCCCTGGGCGCAGCCGCCGGCCCCTGCCCCTGCGGCACCGGCGCGTCGTACGACGCCTGCTGCGGTCCGCTGCACCGGGGCGCCCGGCTCGCCGAGACGCCGGTGGAGCTGATGCGCAGCCGCTACAGCGCCTTCGCGCTCGGCCGCGTCGACCACCTCTTCCGGACCTGGCACCCGCGCACCCGCCCCGCCGACCTGGTGGAGGAGGGCCTCGACCCCGCCCGCACCTGGACCGGCCTCGAGGTGCTCGACCACGGCGACGACTGGGTCGAGTTCGTGGCCCACCACCGCGACACGGCCGCCTCGGGCGTGGTCACCCGCGGGACCCTGCGCGAGCTGAGCCGCTTCGAGCGGCGGGCCGGTCGCTGGTTCTACGTCGACGGCACTTTCGGCGGCTGA
- a CDS encoding GNAT family N-acetyltransferase: MLPSPVVRLREPRDLPALVSSLAGQQPTSSYPMRWPLPFPVEQFVVREGQERAWVAEVGGRVVGHVAVGRPRGDVEQAFLDALAVPDTSGLGIVEVLFTELAARGTGVGGLLLDTAVAWLRAQGRTPVLDVVTDHGTAVEVYAHRGWQQVGRIRPPWLPGSRADLLLMVLPPGR, encoded by the coding sequence GTGCTCCCCTCCCCCGTCGTGCGCCTGCGCGAGCCCCGCGACCTGCCCGCCCTGGTGTCGTCGCTGGCCGGGCAGCAGCCGACCTCGTCGTACCCGATGCGGTGGCCGCTGCCGTTCCCCGTCGAGCAGTTCGTCGTGCGCGAGGGCCAGGAGCGCGCGTGGGTCGCCGAGGTCGGGGGCCGCGTCGTGGGGCACGTGGCGGTCGGGCGCCCGCGCGGAGACGTCGAGCAGGCCTTCCTCGACGCGCTGGCCGTGCCCGACACGTCGGGGCTGGGCATCGTCGAGGTCCTCTTCACCGAGCTCGCTGCACGAGGCACCGGTGTCGGTGGGCTCCTGCTCGACACCGCGGTCGCGTGGCTGCGCGCGCAGGGCCGCACCCCGGTGCTCGACGTCGTGACCGACCACGGCACCGCCGTCGAGGTCTACGCCCACCGCGGGTGGCAGCAGGTCGGTCGCATCCGGCCGCCGTGGCTGCCCGGGTCGCGCGCCGACCTGCTGCTGATGGTGCTGCCGCCCGGTCGCTAG
- a CDS encoding glycine betaine ABC transporter substrate-binding protein: protein MRPPRTTSTPARLLTAGLTLTLAAGLGACGLGTAGGFVPSGELAGPLAEVDVEGLEGAELTIGSKNFSENILLGKMAIILLKSAGAEVTDLTNIPGSSSSRAAHLDGAIDAMWEYTGTGWINYLGNDKPVKGEQEQYEAVREADLEQNDLVWLPPAPMNNTYSFAVTESVQQEYGLTTLADITKVPVAERTFCVESEFRNRADGLTGMLKAYDAPLGTPQGVPEDNIQSYQTGAIYAATDNGNCTFGEVFTTDGRIVALDLTVLEDTAEFFPNYNVSFVVREETLEEHEEIADLIAPVSEELTNEVLLELNAEIDVDGREPADVAFDWLESEGFVTE from the coding sequence GTGAGACCGCCCCGCACCACCTCCACCCCGGCCCGCCTCCTCACGGCGGGCCTCACGCTCACCCTCGCGGCCGGCCTGGGGGCCTGCGGCCTCGGCACCGCCGGTGGCTTCGTGCCCTCCGGCGAGCTCGCCGGCCCGCTGGCCGAGGTCGACGTCGAGGGGCTCGAGGGCGCCGAGCTGACCATCGGCTCCAAGAACTTCAGCGAGAACATCCTGCTGGGCAAGATGGCGATCATCCTGCTGAAGTCGGCCGGCGCCGAGGTCACCGACCTGACCAACATCCCCGGCAGCTCCTCCTCGCGCGCGGCCCACCTCGACGGCGCCATCGACGCGATGTGGGAGTACACCGGCACGGGGTGGATCAACTACCTCGGCAACGACAAGCCGGTCAAGGGTGAGCAGGAGCAGTACGAGGCCGTGCGCGAGGCCGACCTCGAGCAGAACGACCTGGTCTGGCTGCCCCCGGCGCCGATGAACAACACCTACTCCTTCGCGGTCACCGAGTCGGTGCAGCAGGAGTACGGGCTGACGACGCTGGCCGACATCACCAAGGTGCCGGTCGCCGAGCGCACCTTCTGCGTCGAGAGCGAGTTCCGCAACCGCGCCGACGGTCTCACCGGCATGCTCAAGGCCTACGACGCGCCGCTCGGCACGCCCCAGGGCGTGCCCGAGGACAACATCCAGAGCTACCAGACCGGCGCCATCTACGCGGCGACCGACAACGGCAACTGCACCTTCGGCGAGGTCTTCACCACCGACGGGCGGATCGTGGCCCTCGACCTGACCGTGCTCGAGGACACCGCGGAGTTCTTCCCCAACTACAACGTCTCGTTCGTGGTGCGCGAGGAGACGCTGGAGGAGCACGAGGAGATCGCCGACCTGATCGCGCCGGTCAGCGAGGAGCTCACCAACGAGGTGCTGCTCGAGCTCAACGCCGAGATCGACGTCGACGGCCGCGAGCCCGCCGACGTGGCCTTCGACTGGCTGGAGTCGGAGGGCTTCGTCACCGAGTAG
- a CDS encoding GAF domain-containing protein: protein MTQQRRHPELAGSAQALLDAVVAISSDLDLPSVLSRIVESARELTGARFGALGVVSPDGGLSEFITSGLDPHEREQIGAPPRGRGILGLLIEHPEPLRMPDLGEHPSSYGFPPNHPPMRSFLGVPVRIRGTVFGNLYLTEKEGAAQFSDADTVLVEALASAAGFVIDNARAYGLSERRRQWLQAAAELSDALQPPVPREDALERIAWSACAMARADAAAIVSLSRPPREAAQNAVVAGPDRGHGSAGGEVRELVARALETLAHGSEAEEGDVGSRRVLVVPLRAHLAERTALVLLFEGVGPLEVEERELMISFADQAALALDRAQALDERAELAVISDRERIARDLHDVVIQRLFATGLQLQGAQMLADPDLATRLDKAVADLDLTIRDIRGSIFELQHRERSSLRSEVRTLVREYVPALGFSPVVRTAGPLDTGVPGSVREQLVPVLREALSNLSRHALADHAEVDLTLGESALVLRVDDDGVGLPAQVVESGMRNARRRAEALGGSCEISRREPTGTSFVWSVPVG from the coding sequence ATGACCCAGCAGCGACGCCACCCCGAGCTCGCCGGCTCGGCGCAGGCCCTGCTCGACGCGGTGGTCGCCATCTCCTCCGACCTCGACCTGCCCAGCGTGCTGTCCCGCATCGTCGAGTCGGCCCGCGAGCTGACCGGGGCCCGTTTCGGCGCGCTGGGGGTGGTGAGCCCCGACGGCGGGCTCAGCGAGTTCATCACCTCGGGCCTCGACCCCCACGAGCGCGAGCAGATCGGCGCCCCACCCCGGGGCCGCGGGATCCTGGGCCTGCTCATCGAGCACCCGGAGCCGCTGCGGATGCCCGACCTGGGCGAGCACCCTTCGTCGTACGGCTTCCCGCCGAACCACCCGCCGATGCGGTCCTTCCTGGGGGTGCCCGTACGAATCCGTGGCACCGTCTTCGGCAACCTCTACCTGACCGAGAAGGAGGGGGCCGCGCAGTTCAGCGACGCCGACACGGTGCTCGTGGAGGCACTGGCCTCGGCAGCCGGCTTCGTCATCGACAACGCCAGGGCCTACGGGCTCAGCGAGCGACGACGCCAGTGGCTGCAGGCCGCCGCCGAGCTCAGCGATGCGCTGCAACCACCGGTGCCTCGCGAGGACGCGCTCGAGCGGATCGCCTGGTCGGCCTGCGCGATGGCCCGCGCCGACGCCGCGGCCATCGTCAGCCTCTCCCGTCCGCCGCGCGAGGCGGCCCAGAACGCGGTGGTGGCGGGCCCGGACCGGGGCCACGGGTCCGCAGGCGGCGAGGTCCGCGAGCTGGTCGCCCGGGCCCTGGAGACGCTGGCCCACGGCTCCGAGGCGGAGGAGGGCGACGTGGGGTCGAGGCGGGTCCTCGTCGTGCCGCTGCGCGCCCACCTGGCCGAGCGCACCGCGCTGGTGCTGCTCTTCGAGGGCGTCGGCCCCCTCGAGGTCGAGGAGCGCGAGCTGATGATCTCCTTCGCCGACCAGGCCGCCCTCGCCCTCGACCGGGCGCAGGCCCTCGACGAGCGGGCCGAGCTGGCCGTCATCTCCGACCGCGAGCGGATCGCCCGCGACCTGCACGACGTGGTGATCCAGCGGCTCTTCGCCACCGGCCTGCAGCTGCAGGGCGCCCAGATGCTCGCCGACCCCGATCTGGCCACGCGTCTCGACAAGGCGGTCGCCGACCTCGACCTGACCATCCGCGACATCCGCGGCTCGATCTTCGAGCTGCAGCACCGCGAGCGGTCCTCGCTGCGCTCGGAGGTCCGCACGCTGGTGCGCGAGTACGTGCCGGCTCTCGGCTTCTCGCCGGTCGTGCGCACCGCTGGCCCCCTCGACACCGGTGTGCCCGGGTCGGTGCGCGAGCAGCTGGTCCCGGTGCTGCGCGAGGCGCTCTCGAACCTGTCGCGCCACGCCCTGGCCGACCACGCCGAGGTCGACCTCACGCTGGGCGAGAGCGCGCTGGTGCTGCGCGTGGACGACGACGGGGTGGGCCTGCCCGCCCAGGTCGTCGAGAGCGGCATGCGCAACGCCCGGCGCCGCGCAGAGGCCCTCGGCGGCTCCTGCGAGATCTCGCGGCGCGAGCCCACCGGCACCTCCTTCGTGTGGAGCGTCCCGGTCGGCTGA
- a CDS encoding response regulator — protein sequence MAETEHRVIRVFLLDDHEVVRQGLRALLEAAGGIEVVGESGLAEEATARIPALRPDVAVLDARLPDGSGIEVCRAVRAVDPSVRALILTSYDDDEALFAAIMAGASGYVLKEVTGLNLVGAVRQVADGNSLIDPALTARVLERVRNGPASAPELADLTERELELLALIAEGLTNRQIGERMFLAEKTIKNYVSAILAKLGLQRRTQAAVLASRLLGPDGNAR from the coding sequence ATGGCCGAGACCGAGCACCGCGTCATCCGCGTCTTCCTCCTCGACGACCACGAGGTCGTGCGCCAGGGCCTGCGCGCCCTGCTCGAGGCGGCGGGCGGCATCGAGGTGGTGGGGGAGTCAGGGCTGGCCGAGGAGGCCACCGCGCGCATCCCGGCGCTGCGCCCCGACGTCGCCGTCCTCGATGCCCGGCTCCCCGACGGGTCCGGCATCGAGGTGTGCCGAGCGGTCCGGGCCGTCGACCCGTCGGTGCGGGCGCTGATCCTGACGTCGTACGACGACGACGAGGCGCTGTTCGCCGCGATCATGGCCGGCGCCTCGGGCTACGTGCTCAAGGAGGTGACCGGCCTCAACCTCGTGGGTGCCGTCCGTCAGGTGGCCGACGGCAACTCGCTCATCGACCCCGCCCTGACGGCACGGGTGCTCGAGCGGGTGCGCAACGGCCCCGCGAGCGCCCCCGAGCTCGCCGACCTCACCGAGCGTGAGCTCGAGCTGCTGGCGCTGATCGCGGAGGGGCTGACGAACCGCCAGATCGGGGAGCGGATGTTCCTGGCGGAGAAGACGATCAAGAACTACGTCTCGGCCATCCTGGCCAAGCTCGGTCTCCAGCGGCGCACCCAGGCCGCCGTCCTGGCGAGCCGGCTGCTGGGCCCCGACGGCAACGCCCGCTGA
- a CDS encoding sigma 54-interacting transcriptional regulator, protein MTAETVPATAQPTIVTLGELRASGHQHKPLRTELRDNLLAHLREGRDPWPGLHGFEDTVVPQLERALIAGHDVVLLGERGQGKTRLLRTMVGLLDEWTPVIAGSDLGEHPYEPITVASRRRALELGDDLPVEWRAREERYAEKLATPDTSVADLIGDVDPMKVAEGRSLGDPETIHYGLIPRSHRGIVAINELPDLAERIQVSMLNVMEERDIQIRGYVLRLPLDVLVVASANPEDYTNRGRIITPLKDRFGAEIRTHYPTELHDEVAVIRQEAAIDPTLVDVPDHLVEILARFTRHLRGSTSVDQRSGVSARFAIAGAETIAAAALHRATAQGEDAAVARVVDLETAVDVLGGKIEFESGEEGREAEVLTHLLRTAVAETVREHFRGLDMGLLVDALEAGKMVTTGEQVTARDLLAGLPVLGESELYDDICDRLDADTDGRRAGAIELALEGLFLARRVSKASGRGESVYG, encoded by the coding sequence GTGACCGCCGAGACCGTGCCTGCCACCGCCCAGCCCACGATCGTTACGCTCGGGGAGCTGCGCGCCTCGGGCCACCAGCACAAGCCGCTGCGCACCGAGCTGCGCGACAACCTGCTGGCCCACCTGCGCGAGGGCCGCGACCCGTGGCCGGGGCTGCACGGCTTCGAGGACACCGTCGTGCCGCAGCTCGAGCGGGCCCTGATCGCCGGCCACGACGTGGTGCTCCTCGGCGAGCGCGGCCAGGGCAAGACCCGGCTGCTGCGCACCATGGTCGGCCTGCTCGACGAGTGGACCCCGGTGATCGCCGGCTCCGACCTCGGCGAGCACCCCTACGAGCCGATCACCGTCGCCTCGCGGCGCCGGGCCCTCGAGCTCGGCGACGACCTGCCCGTCGAGTGGCGGGCCCGCGAGGAGCGGTACGCCGAGAAGCTCGCGACCCCCGACACCTCGGTGGCCGACCTGATCGGCGACGTCGACCCGATGAAGGTGGCCGAGGGGCGCTCGCTGGGCGACCCCGAGACGATCCACTACGGCCTGATCCCGCGCAGCCACCGCGGCATCGTGGCGATCAACGAGCTGCCCGACCTCGCCGAGCGGATCCAGGTCTCGATGCTCAACGTGATGGAGGAGCGCGACATCCAGATCCGCGGCTACGTGCTGCGCCTGCCGCTCGACGTGCTGGTCGTGGCCAGCGCCAACCCCGAGGACTACACCAACCGCGGCCGGATCATCACCCCGCTCAAGGACCGCTTCGGCGCCGAGATCCGCACCCACTACCCGACCGAGCTGCACGACGAGGTCGCGGTGATCCGGCAGGAGGCCGCGATCGACCCCACGCTCGTCGACGTGCCCGACCACCTGGTCGAGATCCTGGCCCGCTTCACCCGCCACCTGCGCGGCTCGACCTCGGTCGACCAGCGCTCCGGCGTCTCGGCCCGCTTCGCCATCGCGGGCGCCGAGACCATCGCCGCGGCCGCCCTGCACCGCGCGACCGCGCAGGGCGAGGACGCGGCCGTGGCCCGCGTCGTCGACCTCGAGACCGCCGTCGACGTGCTCGGCGGCAAGATCGAGTTCGAGAGCGGCGAGGAGGGCCGCGAGGCCGAGGTGCTGACCCACCTGCTGCGCACCGCCGTGGCCGAGACCGTGCGCGAGCACTTCCGCGGCCTCGACATGGGCCTGCTCGTCGACGCCCTCGAGGCCGGGAAGATGGTGACCACCGGCGAGCAGGTCACCGCCCGCGACCTGCTCGCGGGCCTGCCCGTGCTCGGTGAGTCCGAGCTCTACGACGACATCTGCGACCGGCTCGACGCCGACACCGACGGCCGCCGCGCGGGCGCGATCGAGCTGGCCCTCGAGGGGCTGTTCCTGGCGCGCCGGGTCAGCAAGGCCTCGGGCCGGGGCGAGAGCGTCTATGGCTGA
- a CDS encoding universal stress protein — MDTTPENLENAQTQPTGHKIADHVSSTGAVVVAVDGSEHAEEALAWAARQAHLHHRPLAIVSVWEPVPSMWLDTAGIDHAVLYAELSSAGADRVNAARDKALSLHPDLTVETAVGRGDVRGELLRLSKHASLLVLGSRGRGPLRSLLLGSVSAAVARHAHCPVVVVRPGGTGGGGILVGIDGTQRSMGAVAAAYDQAAATGEKVTVLHCFWDARVAYAGAMVVDETDDAADVRSLVAETTAGLAEKHPDVEVETRIVRGLADQVLVAEAQGRDLVVLGYHRQHGLGELLFPSVVTSVLEHAHGAVMVVPSPE; from the coding sequence ATGGACACCACACCGGAGAACCTCGAGAACGCGCAGACGCAGCCCACCGGCCACAAGATCGCCGACCACGTGTCGTCCACGGGGGCCGTCGTGGTCGCCGTCGACGGGTCCGAGCACGCCGAGGAGGCGCTGGCCTGGGCGGCCCGGCAGGCCCACCTGCACCACCGCCCGCTGGCGATCGTCTCGGTGTGGGAGCCGGTACCGAGCATGTGGCTCGACACCGCCGGCATCGACCACGCGGTGCTCTACGCCGAGCTCTCCTCCGCCGGGGCCGACCGGGTCAACGCCGCCCGCGACAAGGCGCTCTCGCTGCACCCCGACCTGACCGTCGAGACGGCGGTCGGCCGGGGCGACGTGCGCGGCGAGCTGCTGCGGCTCTCCAAGCACGCCTCGCTGCTGGTGCTGGGCTCGCGCGGACGCGGGCCGCTGCGCTCGCTGCTGCTCGGCTCGGTCAGCGCCGCCGTGGCGCGCCACGCCCACTGCCCGGTCGTGGTCGTGCGGCCCGGGGGCACCGGGGGCGGCGGCATCCTGGTGGGCATCGACGGCACGCAGCGCTCGATGGGTGCGGTGGCGGCGGCGTACGACCAGGCGGCCGCGACCGGCGAGAAGGTCACGGTGCTGCACTGCTTCTGGGACGCCCGCGTGGCCTACGCCGGCGCGATGGTCGTCGACGAGACAGATGACGCCGCCGACGTGCGCAGCCTGGTCGCCGAGACGACCGCGGGGCTCGCCGAGAAGCACCCCGACGTGGAGGTGGAGACCCGCATCGTGCGGGGGCTCGCCGACCAGGTGCTCGTGGCGGAGGCGCAGGGACGCGACCTGGTCGTGCTCGGCTACCACCGCCAGCACGGTCTGGGTGAGCTGCTCTTCCCGTCGGTGGTGACCTCGGTGCTCGAGCACGCGCACGGCGCGGTGATGGTCGTCCCCTCCCCGGAGTAG